DNA sequence from the Gopherus evgoodei ecotype Sinaloan lineage chromosome 3, rGopEvg1_v1.p, whole genome shotgun sequence genome:
ATCAGgctacagtctctctctctcactcactcactcttcaTTGTCATTATGAGGGATTAAATTACATGCCTGGGACTTCGCTAACCTGAAAACTTCTTTTTAGTCTAAATTATTCCGTGAATTTGTGTCCATTTCATGAACTGGATtgactgaaactgcattttttttggtGACTAAACCATTTGTCTGGAAAAATGTTGCCAAACTCTAATCTGGAAGGTACGTTTACtaataaaatgtaaaacacaCAGCAAAGATAAGAACTGACGTGTTTTAAGTTGTTTGTTGGTGTTTTAACCCTAGAGTTAACCACAATGAGCTAAAACAAATTTCAATGCTTCAGTCGTTGTATACACTAAATGTTCTAATTCTGTGTCATTTCCTGTTGTGAACAACTCCTCTGAGAGCAGTGCTGGAATCAATAAGAAATGAGTATTTTTTGTACTGTCTGACATATCTGTTAAGGTTACAGCTGGGTGAAAATTTTCCGCTGAAACTTTTTTCCGTGGAAAATACAAATTCAGGGCAGCTGAAACATTTCGCAAATCCGTGTCTGTCGCAGGGCAGGGTTTCTCCTGGGCTTCCAAACACTAGCTGCCTTGCCCAGTTTCCTTTTAAGAAGGTTTATTCTCTTAAAACAGGCAAGTAAACCAATAGAAAACAGTCTTCAAATTCACCTCTTTTCTTTCAGGCttcagatagggttgccaactttctaatcatagAAATCTGaagacccttgccccatcccttcACCAAGGCCATGCCCCACCCTACCTTTTCTctaaggccccgcccccactcactccatcccccctctgcccattgcttgctctctcacaccctcactcgctcattttcactgagctggagcagggggttgaatgagggctccatctgggggtgtgggctctgggatggggccaaggatgagagatttggagtgcaggaaggggctctggattgatgttgaggggtttggagtgcatgGGGAGGGTGATGGCTCTGGAtgatggggtgggctctggggtggggctggggatgagggatttgagttgcaggagggggctcagcgcTGGGGCAatgggtttgggtgtgggagggggtgatgggTGAAGACTCTTGGCAACACTTACCTCAGGTGACTCCCAGCAAGCATGtccctccggctcctaggtggagaggTGGCCAGGGTGCattgcccctgcctgcaggtgaTGCCCCCGCTGCTtccattggccaatgggagctgggagccagtgctcagggtggaggcaaTGTGTGGAGCCCCAAGGTCACTCCTCCACCTAGGAGacagagggacatgccagccacttcctgggagctgcacagagccaggtagggagcctgccagtcccACACCAatcggacttttaatggcccggacAGCCCTTCTGATCAGAGCTGCTAGGGTCctttttcaactgggtgttctggttaaaaaacagactcctggcaaccctagcttcaGTGCCACTCCTCCCTGGATTTTCTGGGGCTTCTGCTCCTGGCAGCTTCCCAGGTCTAGTCAGCTATGCTTCCTTCCTGGAGCAGTTGACCCAGAGCTGCTTCCCTGAGCATCtgtccccttgctccagggaacCACCACAGGTGTTAGCTCCACTCTGGTATGGCGTCCTTTCCTGTCCCCATCACTCCCTTCCACCTGTCACTTCGTGGCCTCTGACGACCCTTTATAGTCCCAAATGTATCCCAGACCCATCATCTGAATAGGGCTCACCAGTTACCTTGTGACAGAGTCAAATTGGGTGAATTTTGtgtgaaaaacaaaccaaccaagttctcaaaaaaaaaagttgaaatatttaATTGAAGATTTTGAAACTGaagcattttgacttttcattttgaaatttacttcaattttattttaaacaaaaatgtgtgtgtgagtgtgtgtgtgcgtgtgtgtgtgtgtgtgtgagagagagagagagagaaagagagagagagaattttgggAGTTCACCAAAAATTTTGTTTATGGTCagcccaaaatgaatttttttttctgtatgtccAGAaaacatcccccaccccccaaaatcagttattcacacagatCTAGCTAGGgtcttttccattcctctctttcttttctaGGTGATTGTGATGGATTTGGAGCTGCACTGTGATAATTTATGAGTAATATATGTTGGCTTGTATGAGGGACCAGGgcttaggcagtctggcttagTGATCGCAGCTGGATTGGAGTCCACACATCAGGGCAGTAGTCGATGAGCAGGGTTTGGAGGAATCACTAGAAAAGTCAGGGTCATAGtcaggctggggtcagagacAGTACCAGGCTGGAATCAGATTTCAGGCCAGAATTGGAGATCGGAGATCACAGGTAGATCTGGGGTCCTAACAAGCCTGAAAACCATATGGTTGCCCAGACAACTTTTTGGTGAAATAGGGTACTTAGCCAATCAGCATGCTGCAGGGTATCATCACTCTGGGTCCTTTGGGTGGTATTTCCTGTGGCGCTTACTCTCCACAGTGCTCCGCGGCGACAGCACTGCATTACTTCCTGGCTGCACTGTGGGACCATCAGCTAGTCGATGCTCTGCAAACCTAGGGTCTAGTCCACAGATCCTTACAGCCTGGTTATTGGGATTTTGTTATTTACTGTATGACAGTATTGGTTAAAGTTAATAGGGTTTTTTTCTGGATGGAGGCAGGAAGGAGAAGAACGGTTTAAGATAGCCTCCTATCAGCAAACACTTAAGAGTTGTTAAGGGATGATGGCAGAACTATTAGCTTTGATGACTTTCTCTGTCTCTGACCAGCCTTCAACTGGTTTAATGAGGAATGACCAAGGCCTGCCAAACACAGGGGAGCAAAGAACTTGGGCAGAGGGGGTTCAAAGCAGGGCAGTCGAACAGGGACAAAGGGGGTGAGAGAGTATGGAGGCGGGACCAGACTCAGACACAGGTACAGGAGCCTGCaggtgttgtatgaagaagttaggcgaggggcttgtctacatggcaggATAATGAGCTGTATGGGGGGGTGGTCTGGTTTCTAAAGTGTACtaatgtgttgtgcattaattggtccatgcagACTCTGCTGTTGTGCACTAAaatttccctagtgtgctttaacataggAAAACAGCATGATGTTAAAGAATACCTACAGGGTCTGCTTGGACcagttagtgcactttagaagtCACACCCCCGTAGTGCGCATTACCTCACTGTATAGACAAGCTCTAGATCTTCATTATAGGATGGGATGGCTTTAGGTAAGAGAGACATGCATGTAGACCGTTGTTTTAAAACCCTTTTCCTCTTACGCTTTGATCTACTGCTAAATAAAcaatacttttgttttaaaaaggctgATTGGTCACCATATACCACTGGTCACTGGCTCCTGAAGGTAAGAATCGCAGGTGCCAGAATTCAGTCAGACCTGCAGGGTAAGAACAGTTAATACACATCGTACTGTAGCCCGGCTCCTAGTCTGAGAGTGGAGGAATCGTGTGATTCTACCCTGGGGCAGGTAAGAGCACCAGACTCAACCATGAGGACATGTACATGGAGAAACCAGAGGGGACAGAGCTGCGGAACAACTGTATTCTAATTTGCAACATTTATTTATGCTTTAACATTCACTACATTCTTTCAATAATTTTAAGCATTTGATTGTGTTCACTTTAATTTTGACTGCAATCTTTACATTTTACCTCCCTTGAGCTGCTCAACTcaatataaaaatgaatttaatgcTCCTGGACTTACTAGTGTTGGCTTCAAGTGCTATAGTTGAGTTCACAGCTCAGATCTTATTGATTTAAATAGGACCACGATCAAGATCCTTTTTTTTGGAATGTCAGAAATGCATCTTTATGTTCAAATAAACATGGAAAAAGAAACCCCAAAGCTGAAGCAGTGTGCACATGTTTTGGAACTAAATCCTCTGTGGAAATAGAAAATGAAGTGTAAAAGTGGAGCAGGAATGTCTACTGCTATGGATGATTGTGTGAGGGgggaaaatgtgttttcatttaAACTGCCTGTTAAGTCAATGTGGATTTatccctggggctggagggatgGGGTTAAACTGTGTATAGTAATGCACTCTCACAGTACACCACTGAAGTTGTTTCAAATTGTATAACTGAGATGCCTTGTTACATCCTCTTATTAGTTGCTACCATGGTCCATGACATTGCTTTTCTTCTTCGGTGGGAGGTACACTGATTTTACTCTGGTGGGAACTGTAGAGGGTATGGGCAACCAGGGAAAGGAAGTCAGtagggggatgggaggaggacAGATGCTATGATTCAGAAAAGGGATGGGGTGTGGTGAGTTGCAGAGGgacaagattaaaaataaataaataaagccagtTACATCATTTTTACACTCTCACTCATTTCTAACAAGTTTCTATGGGACATATAAtgtgttgtggaaaattgaccatacggttgattttagatcagacagcctgaggctcctttattttatacaagcatatatgcagggagagacagcgtgACCCCACTCAAGAGGCAAGCTACTCTGCTTACTACAAATTTTACcatgcttataaaggttaaaatcGCAAAACGTAGCATGCTGGTTACacgttatttgccttatttggaatataatgttgataacaagcaagctgaccaattaattttccatctatggcAGAGCCCCAATTTTCCAGCTATGgctttttcctgttattgtctttgccagtcaagtctgctGTTTGACTGTTCTaacaccttttctgtagtcccaacagcaagctcagctgttgtaacttaacagatttcctggttcccctttatccaattccagttcctctttttggggccctgaccacctTTCTGTCCCTGCATGCcctttatacagacaaacaaactAAGCAGAAGCTCTAAATTTTGCTTTTAGCTAAAGACTTAAGGCCTACAGGGAAAAGGCTTCAGGCCTGCAACAAGGGGAAGGTTGACTTTTCCCTATCAACTGTACACCACTGTTTGGCACATTTCATGCTGAATTTGTCCTCATTGGGAATTTAAAACATGACAAGAGTGGCATCCGCTTAtgcctagcctctgtttggcTGCCTGAATGGGATTGGTGGCTGTGATGTAGTGGTCCGCAGCCTCTGGTTTGAtcactttttgtcttttataaCTTTCTTATAGTGCCCTGGTCATAAACTAAAGCTGTCTTTTCCCTTAGATCACCCACAGTGGAGACAAGCAATTCAAATATCGCCTGCCCTCCCCCAGAGGATGATTTTTCCTTCCACCACAGCAGTTTCCAGAATGGGACTGGACTGAGTGCACTGTAATCTCCAGGATTTTGTTCTGTCAAGTTTTAAATGATGTGACGCCTCACTATTCCATAGCCTATTATCTCACAGTTAGAACACTTTTTGTGGATGTTGCATCTAAATTCTCCCTTACCTAATTCCAACCTGTCACTCTTAATGCATTGTCACACACACTTCTTCAGTTTCCTTGATTTACAGCCTTCCATGTGATTGGTCCCTAATCCTACCTACCTGAACCGTACtcctttttgttactcttctctgaattccttcTAGTTTGTTGACCTCTTTCTCTGGAACTGTGAAGCTCCGAATGAAAATAAAGACACTGCTGGGCCAAAGAATTGTGGGGAAGCATTTCTCAGCAATTTTGTTTAAGTGAagattgttttgatatttttattacagGAGTTCTTTCCACTTTTGGGAATGGCTATGTTCTTTTTATGTCCTTGAAACGGAAAAAGAAGCTCAGACCCGCTGAGATAATGACTGTCAATTTAGCCGTGTGTGACTTGGGGATTTCAGGTAATTCAGTGTTTTAGTTCTTCTTTTACTTtccttgcctttttatttttatttctttttggccATGATATGTGTGGCCAAATTCTACCCTGTGTTATGCGGATGGGACCCCTCCATATGACAATAGGAGCCCAGGGTGTGCTTGTGATGGCGGAACTCAGCCCATACTGTTTCTATTCCATTgtttccacattaaaaaaaaaattggaaagagtataAGAGCAATTTTAGGGAGGTGCAGATCCCCTGGAAAAAGAATGAATATGAAGAGAAATATGACCTATTCCAGCGATCTTGAATCAGGCAAAGGGCCCATGCAGGTTCAAATCTCAGAAGCTCGCGTTGTAAAATTTGGTATGATCAATACAAAACAGCCTTCATAACAGCTGAAAAGCACTATATTTCAGTTCTACCAAATGTTATATATACCAGGGATATAAACACACACTGAAAAAACCCCTTAGAACGAGGGGTGAGGAATATCGAGGGCTTTGATATCTTCAAATCGAATAATTTTCTACCTAGTTACCCTTTTAAGAATGGGACACTGCCTCTTTTCCTTCCTGTAAAAAGCCATGCTTTACTGTCTGTGTCAATCTGTAAAGAAGAAGCAACCCAGGAAAAGACCTGTACGCCCAACTCTATATCTGAATATGTTCAGGGGTGAGAATAGACACCCTTTAGAAGACTGTGCAGCACTGTGGAGGTGCCTAGCTCTTggtgatactttattttttaatctaatgcttgtagggtgaccagacagcatgtgtgaaaaatcaggacagggggtggggggcaataggagcctatataagaaaaagcccccaaaatcgggactgtccctataaaatcgggacatcggGACTGCTTCTGCAATTCTCATCACACTCATGAGAGTTATGCAGAACTGGGCAGAAGAAGTGTACATCCCTTTTGAAAAAAATGGCTTGGACTGCAGGAGCCTGAGGAAATCCACCCGAAATCTACACCTGATATTCACCCAACTGACCATAGGGTGTCATCAGTGTGGTACAAATGATAGCTTAAAGGAACAGGCAGCTCCAAACTTCGTTAGATCCCAGTACTGTTATATCTCATTTGTTAGAGAAAAGTCATTGTCATTACGCTTTCCAGGAAATGGCATGACTGGGTCTGAGGATCTATGAAAGCTGATGTTTTTCTGGCTGAGTGATCAGCCTGTGGATATACAAATAAGTCTCTGCTGTGGGATTTGCTTGTTTCTAAGAGTGTTATCATAAAAATGTCAGCTCTAGTGTCAAGATAAACCCCTTAGAATGATTCATTAGCTGTTTTCCATCTGTAGCACTTAGAAATGCGGCAAATGAATTCCAGATAGGCAAGAAACAACTCCAGTCTCATACATCAATTATGCCCTGTGAATCCAACTCATTTAATAGTGAAATATCAGCTTGCTGGTGACATTTGCAAACATGCATTCATTTCTGATGCCATCTACTGGATAATGCATGCTTGTAGTGTGCATCTCAAAGTGTGTTTAGACTTGTGATTAGAGCAAGCATTTTACGATCAGGACTTTTGGGTTCTATTCCTCCCTATTCCAAGACAGAGTATGATCCTTGACCAAATCAATCTCTCTATGCCTTTGTGTGAAAGGTCTATAATTAACATGGAGTGAATACTTTGCAACAAATAATTAATTTGATTAGTTCAGCCTTTTTCTGCTTATGTAATGCTGTGACTAGCACAGGGCAGAACTGTTCAGATGAATAGTTTATttactgaaaaatacaattttaatcaaccagaaaatatttgcaaatttgacaagTTTGATCTTCCTCCTGGGCAAAAGGCAATTACCTTGCTCTACCCTATGTTTGAAGATGCCTGCATTATCATTGATCTCCCCTCAGTGTCCTGTATTTTGAGTAaagttagggtttttttgttttttgtttttttttaaatattattttgacagcaccaacttttccaataactcatTGTTTCCCCTCTTTGTAGTTGTCGGAAAACCATTTAGTATAATTTCCTTCTTCTCTCACCGATGGGTGTTTGGCTGGCTGGGCTGCCGTTGGTATGGATGGGCCGGCTTCTTCTTTGGCTGTGGGAGTCTTATCACCATGACAGCTGTCAGCCTGGATAGATACCTGAAAATTTGTCATTTAACTTATGGTAAGAAGGAAAATTGGCATTGAGTGACACTATATAGCGATTTTCTCTCCCCAACCTCACTGGAGACTTGTTTAGCAGCATTAAGCAGAAAAGTATAAGAATCATGTTCCCTATTCCTTTTTccaaaaagaaagcagaacattGTGCGGGACTGGCCCAAGCTGTCCCCGCTCTTCACGTGGGGCTGGCTtgagccctgcctgcctgccccctgcctgagcactgccccccactgcatggctggcaTCGCTGCTCCCCCCCCACATTCCTGTGCAtcacaccccacttttttgacaaaagtgggcatttgtcctgtttactCTTGCTAGCTGATCATGCCAGTAAgcgcaaacaggacaaatgcccacttttgccaacaaAGTCAGGACGACCAGGACAtggcttaaaaaagggacagtCCTGGCTTAAAAAGagtatatggtcaccctacctatcCCTCAGAACAGTGGGAAAGTCCCTAGAGGTCAGGTTAGGCCCAAACAGTCATTTAGTTTACAAAATctagcttcagtggaaatgctttCATGcgcttttaaaaatttcattgaggaaacaattttttgcagtgtttgcaacccaaaccCTGTAGCACTGAAGGCATTCACCCAGAAGGTGAACAGGAGTAGGAACAAAACTGACTACTTTGATTAATCTGCTTTCATAGCCCAAGTAAATATTATAATAAGAGGAATAAAGAAATAATATGAACAGTGGTGAGTAAATTAGTAAATTTAGatttttataattatttcagTTGTAATAATCCATGGTACTGAGAGTAGTAACTGAGAaacatagatttttaaggtcaaAAAGGATCATTATAATCATCTGCTTTGACTCCTGTATatcataggccatagaatttcatgaAGTAGTTTCTCCATCAAGCCTATAACTTCTGGTTGAACTTGGACATATCTTTTAGGAAtacagccagtcttgatttaaagacttcaggggtATGTCTTCATGGCATCtggaagtgttccttctcagccTGGGCAGACAGAtttgcactagctctgcttgagctagcatgttaaaaatagcagcatggatgtTGCTACACGtggtggcttgggctagctgcctaTATCCAATCCTGCCCAACCCCCAGGGTCTGAGcccaggtggctagcccaagccactgtTGTCATGCTACAACATCCACACTCTGCATAAGCTAGCATGAGTctgggaggcatgctcccagatgcagtgtagacataccccaagcgTTGTAGAATCCATTACATCCCTAAGAACATCGTTCCAATGGTTAGCTAAActctctgtaaaaaaaaaaattgcacatcttatttccagtctgaatttgtctagtttcaacttccagccattgcatctttctatacctttctctgctaaaccaAGAGAGGTTCAAAACAATAATAGAGTGACAAATGCAACAATGAAATGGTTTGCAGTAAATGGTCTGACCAGCTCTTAATTGCAGGTGTAGAATTTCAAGTTGTTTTTAGCCAAATATATATAATCTACCATTATAATTGTTGAATTATCTTCCAGGTACCTGGCTTAAGAGACATCATGCCTTTATCTGCCTGGCAATAATCTGGGCCTACGCTATGTTCTGGGCTACTGTGCCATTTGCTGGTTTGGGGAACTATGCTCCAGAGCCATTTGGAACCTCCTGCACTCTGGATTGGTggctggctcaggcttcagtGGCTGGACAGGCATTTATTCTGAATATTCTCTTcttctgcctcttgctcccaactgCTGTGATTGTGTTTTCCTATGTTAAAATCATTGCAAAAGTCAAGTCGTCTGCCAAAGAAGTTGCTCATTATGACACCAGGATTCAAAACAATCATGTACTGGAAATTAAATTGACCAAGGTAGGTAGGAGAAAACTGTCAGACCATAAAACCAGGTGGGAAGAACCATA
Encoded proteins:
- the OPN5 gene encoding opsin-5, giving the protein MASNHSTSPQDDHLPHYLQDEDPFASKLSREADLVAGFYLTVIGVLSTFGNGYVLFMSLKRKKKLRPAEIMTVNLAVCDLGISVVGKPFSIISFFSHRWVFGWLGCRWYGWAGFFFGCGSLITMTAVSLDRYLKICHLTYGTWLKRHHAFICLAIIWAYAMFWATVPFAGLGNYAPEPFGTSCTLDWWLAQASVAGQAFILNILFFCLLLPTAVIVFSYVKIIAKVKSSAKEVAHYDTRIQNNHVLEIKLTKVAMLICAGFLIAWIPYAVVSVWSAFGQPNSVPIQVSVVPTLLAKSAAMYNPIIYQVIDCKFSCCRSLQKKSSLKKSRLYTISGNREPTAMNETHLEV